Below is a window of Flavobacterium sp. CFS9 DNA.
AAAGTTGGTATAAGTGGGCGTAGTCGTCCCGACAGTAGATATTCTGATTCGGTAATATTTATAAAAATCATTTTGGTTTGCAGCCTGAACGGTCCAGGTTTTTGTCGTACCCGCACTTAAAGCCACAGGCGCCGAAATGGTCGTATAAGTGCTTCCATTAGCAGAACCTTCTAAAACACCAAAATAACCGGTTCCCCAGCTTGCAGTTGCCCCAATAACATTTACCGTAGAAAGGTTTACTGCTACGGGGTATTCTATCGTATAAATGACCGAACTGGTCGTATACGTCAGACCTGCCGGAACAACATGATTAGAGGCGGTTACACTTGTAGAAGTTCCGTCTCGCAAGGTTGGAATATCAGCTCCCGGAGTCACTGCGACGCTGTTCACCGTTGTAGTACTTAAACCCGTAGAAATTTTAGCCATTGTCATGGCTTCATAAATGTTGTAATAACAGCCAGGAGCTTCTATAGCATCCAGAATACCATCATTATCATCATCCAAATCAAGCGAATTGATTACTCCGTCATTATCAAAATCATTGTTAGGGGCATATTGCAGATTGTGCTTGTAATTTTCTAAACGAAGCGCACCAATTGCTGTACCAACCTCTAAATTCCAGTCACCTTTTGCTCCGGTGATATCGCTCGAAGCAGCAACGGTAATACTTAACGCATTTTCAAGAAACTTAACTGCAGCCTTCCCTTCGGCACCTTTCGCAAATTCACAACCGTAAATATTCACGTGACTGATCTTTGTCAAATCAATATTTTGAAGCATCCAAAGTGCGATTTCCTCTTTGTTTCTCCACTTATGATCCATGTAAAGTGCCCCACTTTTTCCGTGAGTGATCAGATTATAAACTGTTGAAACTGTATTGTTTTTTGAGATGTCGTACAGCGACAGGTCTTTTACCGTCCGATCAATATAACTATTCTCATCTTTACCCGAAAAGGATGACTCAATGCCGGACACATTGTCTCGATTGAGTTTAAGATTTTTTGCATTTATCTCTGAATAATTAAAAAATAAAGAAACAAAATAACACAAAAAAAATAGCGAGTTAAGTACTTTTCTTCTCATAAACGTTACATATAAAAATCCCTCATGATAAGATAAAAGGGAATAAATTAACTTTATCTAAATACTAAAAATGACTGATTGCAAGTCAATTAACAATTGTCAAAAAAAAACTCTAACTAATATTTCCTTTAAAGAAAAACTTTAATCAGAACATTAAAAATCAACACTTTAAACCCAAAAACACCTTCAAAAAAGCGAAGTTGAAATAGTATTATTTATTAAACTGCGTCTTATGCGCCGCGAAATTATATTCTTAAAAAATGGAGAATTGTCAGATACTTTACATTTAATCTAAAATAATGTTCTCCAGTCTATTGCTTATTTTTTTGATATCGTCGCGATACAGAAACAACCAGCTTGGAGGTTCTATAATCTCGACGATCAACTTTTGAAATTATCTAAATACTGCTGAATTGATTTTCTGACGTCCAATAATCATTTTTATGATTGGAATATTCAAAAACGATGACATGATTACTTTGGGAATGGCATATAACAAAAAACCTTGTGTCGATATAACGACACAAGGTTTTTCAATTTTATATATTAAAGAAGATTTACTACCGGAGATAGTAGTACTACAAAATTTACTTTTATCATCATACAATTCTGAAAAAATATTGCATGAAGAAACAAAAAAGCTTAAAGACTGCGGGTTATGTACTTTTCTTCTCATAAGCGTTAAGAATAAATACCTCCTTCATAAAAAATGAAGAAAGGGTAAATTAATTTTAATTTGCTACAAAATTTTATTCTAAAAACCTCTGACTTTCAATAGGAAAGTCAAAAACAAAAAAAATGCAAGTATTGCTGTGATTAAGAGCAATAACAATCTAAACTAATTCACGCTTAACGCGTTATGTGCGGATTATTTGTATGGATTAGTTAAAATTAAGCAAAAAAAAAATTAAAAAAAGCAATTATTAAACAAAAATTAAAAAAAACTTAAGAAAACACCGTCAACTCTTTATTGCTAAGACCTGATTACCTGTTACTTACAAATAACACGATTTTCATTCCTTAAGAAACATCAACTTTAACTGTCACAAATTTTAGTTTTTTTTATGACTTGTTTACGTATATTCGATTAATGACCGTTTAAAACGATATACACAGAAAAAACAAGCAGTAATATCAGAAAAATAAGAATGTTTAACAGCTATACAGTTAAATAATTACCAATTTCGCACCTATTCCATGTTGGTTTTGACCGTACAATTGTCGTGACGGACTGAATTTAGTGTTTTATTTCTCATACAGCATTGCGGCAACGCAAATTCTAAATAACTTCTAAAGCAGGAAATATTCGGGCTTTAAACTTAAGGTTCAAATCCTGTTTTCCTCACCAAAAAGTCCTTAAAATTATTTTTTCAAGCTACAAAAAAGCTCAATTCTTTAGAATTGAGCTTTTTACTTTGTATACATTCCTGTCTATTTTAAATCAATATTAGCTTTATCCATTTTTCCGGTAAATTGAAACGGAACATGATAAGTTGTAGAAGCAGGAGATCCCGAGTCTCCCAAAATCTTGTCTCTGTTCAAGAGGAACTAAAAATTACTTTTACTTTTCAATCCACTCACGAAATTCTGACGTTGCACTTTGGCTGGTTTTAAGAAGATGCTCATAACTTTTCAATTTAACAGCGAGCGTATTTTTATTATAACGTTCAATCCTTTCAATATACTTTTTTTGAATAAGCTCGCCTCTATTGATTCTGAAAAATTCTGATGGATTGAGTTTTGCCTCTATTTCTTTCAAAGTAGATTCTGTAAGCAAATGTTTCTTTGCTTTGATATCGCAGGCAAAAACAACCCCTTCATTGGCTTCAAAGAACAAAATGTTCTCCGTTTCTAAAAAATACATTCCTTGAAAACAATTCACAGAAAAGCGTTTTTTATAATTTTTTTCATTGAAGTTCTGTTGTATCAGTTGAGAAAGATTGCTGATTGCGTGAGACTCCTGAGAGAAAGATTTTCTGAGTAAAAGATACTTATCCCAGGCTCTTTGGAAACGTTCTTTCGAAAATGGTTTTAAAAGATAATCGATACCATTGTTTTCAAAAGCGTTCATCCAAAACTCATCATAAGCCGTTGTAAAAATAACAGGACAGCTAATGGTTACTTTGCCATAAATTTCAAAGGCATTGCCGTCTAATAATTCAATATCCGAAAACACAACATCTACCTGATTATTCCTAAAGAAATCAACTGCCGATTGAACTGTATCGATTTCTGCAACGATTTTGACAGCTGTATCCAATTCCTCAATAAAACGCTTCAATTTCTTTCTCGCCGGAATTTCGTCTTCTATGATGAGTACTTTTATCATTTGTTTTTAATTGTAAATAAATGGTATTATTATCGAAAACTCCTGATCTGTCTGATGTATTTCAATTGCATTCTCCGACAATAAACTATATTGTTCCTTCAGGTTTTTCAATGCCCGTCCTGATACAGATTTTGAGTTTTTCTTCAGGTTTATATTATTTGAAACTGTGATATTTTCATCCATTAGTATATGAATTTCTATAGGATTCTCTGCTGTTCCAAGATTATGCTTGATCACATTTTCAATAAGCAATTGCAGCGTGAGCGGTGCTATAAGAGCATTTGTATTTTTGCTTTCAAGATTCAGTTGGTAGGCTTCTCCGTATTTATGCTCAATCAGTTTGAAATATTGTTCAGCAAAATCGGCTTCTTCCTTTACGCTAACCAACTCTTTATCTGACGCTTGTAACACATAACGATAAATTTCCGCAAATTCATTAAGAAAATCAGAAGCTTTGTGCTTATCTTCTTCTATCAACTGGTCTAAAACATTCAAGTTGTTAAATAAAAAATGCGGATTAAGCTGATTCTTAAGCTGATTAATTCTGCTTTCTGCCAATGCTTCATTGTAGGTCGACAGTTTTTGCAGCTGTTTTTTATTTTTCCGATAATAATAATAAGCCAGAAAAAAACTTCCGTAAATAATTCCGGATAGAAAATCAGACAACAAGGAAAACAACAAAACATGCTGATTGAAGTTTTTTTCTATTTTATCAAAAGCTAATGCTATCAAAAATCCAATCAACTGCATTGAGATTACAAATACCAATAATGAAATTGCGAAAATTCTCAGCATTACTGCATTACTGAAAGTGTCAGACTTTTGCCATTTTTGAATAAAAAAAAGAATAATAACAAATAAAATACCTGCCCCTAAAGTGGAAGCCAGCGCAGCCTCGGGAGTGAATATATAAATATCGATCTGTCTTCTGACTGCTATCCTAATGTAAACAGATTGAACATATGCGAACAACAAAATGAAGAGCAGAAAATATTGGTTTTGATGTATTTTATTAATTAGATTTTTCATTTATGCTTTGATAACGCAATTTACAAAAAAAGCCCTCCGATTTCAAAGGGCTATTTTACAAGATCATTTACTTTTTACTTTCAGGAAATGAAGCTATTACATTCCCTTTATCATCCAAGAAATTTAATTTTGCATTATTTTCTTTGTCAACATAAAACATCGCTCGCTGCCTGCCTTGGTCATCGAAGAGAAACAATCCGTTCTTTTGGCTTCTCGATTTGCCAAGCATTACACGAGGAATACCACCAAGTACTCCGTCTGCTTCATACTTTTTATATCTTTCCTCCATGGCTTTCGGATCTTTTTTCTCAAGTTCCTGCAGCTCCTTCATAATTTCCATTGTTCTTAATTGTGATTCCTTACCTGGACGATCATTGAATGCTAAAGTACTACTTACGACTCTTTTGTCGCCATCTTTTGCATCTTGAGTCAGTAACTGCATAACCTGATCTCCATCGTATTGGTCGTAAGTTAAGGAAAGTCCTGCCGAATGTCCATTACTGTTTTTTCTTCCGTCGTATATAAATCCGCCAGCTTCAATTCCGTCTTCATTAAAGAACAGCATTCCCGAACGCTTTTTTCGGTCTGCATTAGTGGGACGATTATTGATTTTGTCCATTCCATTAGGAAAACGATCTACGTTTGTAATTATCATTTTTACTGTCCCGTCTTTCTCGACAATATTGATTCGTTCTACATCAATTTCAGTAAATTTTTGGTTACCGGATTCCTTAAAAGCAGTCGATGTAATGAATATCATACCGATAACGGCAGTTACTGCAAAAGTTCTTAAAAATACTATTTCTCTGTTCATCTTTTAAATTTTAATTGTTTGATGAAACAAAAATAGAGTTGGTTCCCTCTTTATTCTATAGCAAAATAATGAACGCAGGAAAATTTCGAATGAACTAAGAATTTTCAACGATCAATCAACAGAATCAAATGAATATAAGTGACAATTACCGGATTCCAGCGATTGAAAATGTCTATCAGCACTAAAAATTCAAATAGTTATTCTTCTTATTGGTGCTCATTGCGAAGTAAACAAATGATTTACTATCACGTTTCTGCAATTCCGCCAACATTCTTTATTTGTCCGTCTACAAACTTGAATTCAAGACCGTGTTCTGTGTCCAGTTTGTAACGAATTGATAATTTAATGGTCTTTTCATCCAAAACTCTCAGATACATAATCTCTTTAATGTTTTCATTATGTTTGTCCACACTGCCAATATTTAATGCCGGTTCTCCTGATTTTTCAGAATCTTCATAAAAATGAGCGTATAATTTTAAATACCTTTCATAGGCTTTGTTTTGAATACGCTCCAAAATAGTTTCAATATTCACTATAAAATTTTGATACGTTTCTTCAAATTGTGCCAATTGATCTTCTGTTGGCGGTTCTTCCATTTCTTCGCCCTCTTCGTCAAATTCTTCCCCTAAGAAAATTTCGACCTCTTGCTCGTCAAAAAATAAATTCGAAAAAGTGATGTCGGAAGAAAATCCTGCCCAGTCCTGTTCAACTTTTCCCCAATATTTATGTGTTGTCATATTTATTTTTTTGTCAGATATCAACCCTATTTATAATTGTCGAAGTTATAAAAAATGCAAAAGACATTTGATTTCTGATTACATCTTTGTCTATTCTACAGCTTAAGTTTTGTCACGGGAAACTTTATAACAAAAAGATTCCTTACATCTTCATCATGTTCCCAAACTTTAACTACAATACCTTCAGAACTCCCCACAAGAGAATCGTTTTTAAAAAGTTCAAGTGTTGCTCTTATCGGATAAACTTTGATACGATAATCATACTCAGTAAGTTCAATTTTTTGCTTTTTAGTCACCTTATATAATGCAAGAAAATTATCAAATTTTACCGGAAGATCTAAACTATCATTATCTTTCTTCAAACTATCTAACCATTTGTTAGTTTCAACAACTTGTATTAACCCTTCAAAACTCGATTCTGACCATCTTTTATTATCCTTTAAGTTATTGATCTTTCCTTTAAAATCTTTATAATCTCTAATTAATTCAATAGAACTTAAATCAGCACTTTGAATCAGCTTTCGATCAAATAATTGAGTACTGGATTCTATATCTAATGAATTGTCTGGGATAAAAAAACCATTTTTCCATCCTTGAATATTAAGAGAATCTAAGTCTTTATTTTCAATTATTCTTACCTCTAATTCAGATGTATTCTTAAAAAAATCTGGCGTAGTTTCATCTGCGTTATCTATATGAAATGTAACTTTTGCAGTAATATCTTTAATTTTAATAGTAGATAATTCACTTATGGCAGCTTTTATATCTTTATCGACTGAAATTGGCGGGGACACAATCCACCAAATCAAAACTAAAATAAAAACTGCAATACCAGAGCCGGCTTGAATATTAATTTTTCCAAATTTTGTATCAGGTGATTGTCCGGTCAATTTAATTGAACCTGAAAGAAAAAATGTGAATAGACCTGCTAATAAAGATGAAGCAAATGCCATCATTCTTTGTTTATAAAATGACAGTGAATCCGGGGAGAATAAAAAAATATAGATAAAAAATACTAAAAGTATCGAACCAAAAATATAGGTTCCAGTTTTCCTGTCATTATACTGTCTCGTTGTCATACTTAAAAGGGTAAAAAATAAATAAATCTATCATATAAAATTAATTGTAATTCCAGCTCATGATTACCTATTTTATAGTCTTAAACAGGGCATACTTCCAACTGAAAATATTATGGTTTCTATCAGTTACATTCGGAAATTTGTCCCTATATCATCAATATATCATTAAAAAAACATGCTAAAGCAATTGTGACTATTAAGATTCCTGTAATTAAAAATAAACAAGAAGCAAACAACAGCCAACCGCATAGATTAAAATTCTTCTCAAAACTTGATTGTTCATTATCTATTTTTTTACTAAGAGTAATAAATTCATTTTTATCATTTGCTATGGTGCTCTCAATTTCAGATATATTTTGTCGCAAACGAAGCCCCTTAATAAAATGAGTCATACAATGGGTCGAAAGATAGCGATGACCTAAAGTTACAAGCGCTGCCAATATCAAAGTTACCGCCCCAAGAAGCAACAATACCTTATTATCTGAAAATGATTCAATGGACATCAGTTTATCTTCCTTATCTGTAATTTTAAATATTACATTTGTTATTAGAAAACCGTAGATGCTTAACCCAAGTAATGAAAGTCTCAGTATTTCTGAGGAAAAACTTTGATATCTTTCTAAAATTATAAAATCTACTTTATAATTATCTTCTTTGATAGGAATACTATTTAGATATTTTGTCAGATGTGAACTCATGGTTAAATTTTGAATAGTCTATACAATTATGGTATTGGTTTTCGATAATTTAAACAATGCATATTTCGTAAAAAATAGTTAATCTAATTTTTAGGTTTTAAAAGACTTGAATGTATCCATCCCTCTATTTTAATACTATGCTTCCAATCTTTGATGTCTTTAACATCATTCACTAAGTACACTTTAGACCATTGTCCGAAAGTTTCGATTAATCCCACTTCATAGCCATTTTTTAAAGTTCGGATTGAGCTTGAAGTTTTGTCGGGTTTCGTTCTAAACTCCGCAACGCCATCAGAGACCGAGTTCACCAAAAAAATCTTTCCGATATTGTCCGTTTTTCCAAAAACATTTGTTTTAAACTCATCCCAGGGAAAAGCAGGTCCCGGATCCGGTTTTCTTGCCGGCGAGATATCGTCATGTCCCACTACAAAGGATAATTGGTAGGTATCAATCAGGAGTTTGCTCAATTTGGAAACTGCCGCTATTTGGGCGTCTGTATATTTAAACCAATATTGGTTTTCTTTACTGTCCCAGAATTTATGTTTGTGTTTCAATTTTACAATTCTGTCTTTTTCTGACGCAGGATATAGTTTATAACTGGGTGTTCCGTCTTTGTTCTCTCCTACTCTTCTTCTGAAACTGCCATCTGTCAATTTTTCACAGAAACCGGGATTTACAATCTCAATACCAATAGCATATTCATTCATTCCGGTTCGTCCGTCCCAACTGCTGTAACCGGCATGGTTGCATCTGGTGTTAAACGGAGCCAACTGCGTAATCGTTCCGTCAAGATCAATTACAATGTGAGCACAAATCCGGTCTGTATTTCCTTGTGCCGGAGTCTGTTTGAACCAGGTTATGGCCCCCGATGCTTTATCGCCTGCTGTATAATGTATGATTAAATATTTTGGCGAAATTTGATATTGAAAATTCGTAGTCGGGTCTTTTACTATTTTTTCGGTTTGGCTTTCCTGAACAAGCCAGTTTTTGTCAATTTTCATAAGGATTTGTTTTTTAGAATTTGAAATAGGAAAGTTTTTAAACAATACCTTCAATTTGCATTTATGGATGATAAAATCACAAATACAAACCTCTTTACGCATAAAATCAATAGGCCGAAGTCATTGTTTAGGATTAAAAATGAGTAGTAGCGTTCGTTGCTTATCGTTTTATAAGCAACATCATTCAAAACATTAAACTCTATCAAATATACTGATAATCAATATTTTACAAACAAGTGTTTATACGTGATTTAAGGAACGTATTCGTCGCTGAATTAATTTGTGTTCTCATTTTACTTTTCAGGTAACTCATTCGTAATTCAATTCTTTGTGGTTGGGCTTTTGCCCTTTCAGGGTGTAAAAAATACGAATAACTATTGATAGTGCGTTGCACTATACTATTGCTTTTACGTTTTCAGCCTGCCTGGTCTTAGAGTTTTAGTTGTAATCCGGTATTACTTTGAAGTAAATACACATTAGTATTAAATTGCGATTTACTCAGCTAATTGCTCTGAAAGAGCTTTAGCATTAACATAGTGCAACGCACTATAATCTAAATTCATGACAAATACCGCCCTGAAAGGGCAAA
It encodes the following:
- a CDS encoding LytR/AlgR family response regulator transcription factor is translated as MIKVLIIEDEIPARKKLKRFIEELDTAVKIVAEIDTVQSAVDFFRNNQVDVVFSDIELLDGNAFEIYGKVTISCPVIFTTAYDEFWMNAFENNGIDYLLKPFSKERFQRAWDKYLLLRKSFSQESHAISNLSQLIQQNFNEKNYKKRFSVNCFQGMYFLETENILFFEANEGVVFACDIKAKKHLLTESTLKEIEAKLNPSEFFRINRGELIQKKYIERIERYNKNTLAVKLKSYEHLLKTSQSATSEFREWIEK
- a CDS encoding sensor histidine kinase, with translation MKNLINKIHQNQYFLLFILLFAYVQSVYIRIAVRRQIDIYIFTPEAALASTLGAGILFVIILFFIQKWQKSDTFSNAVMLRIFAISLLVFVISMQLIGFLIALAFDKIEKNFNQHVLLFSLLSDFLSGIIYGSFFLAYYYYRKNKKQLQKLSTYNEALAESRINQLKNQLNPHFLFNNLNVLDQLIEEDKHKASDFLNEFAEIYRYVLQASDKELVSVKEEADFAEQYFKLIEHKYGEAYQLNLESKNTNALIAPLTLQLLIENVIKHNLGTAENPIEIHILMDENITVSNNINLKKNSKSVSGRALKNLKEQYSLLSENAIEIHQTDQEFSIIIPFIYN
- a CDS encoding N-acetylmuramoyl-L-alanine amidase, whose translation is MKIDKNWLVQESQTEKIVKDPTTNFQYQISPKYLIIHYTAGDKASGAITWFKQTPAQGNTDRICAHIVIDLDGTITQLAPFNTRCNHAGYSSWDGRTGMNEYAIGIEIVNPGFCEKLTDGSFRRRVGENKDGTPSYKLYPASEKDRIVKLKHKHKFWDSKENQYWFKYTDAQIAAVSKLSKLLIDTYQLSFVVGHDDISPARKPDPGPAFPWDEFKTNVFGKTDNIGKIFLVNSVSDGVAEFRTKPDKTSSSIRTLKNGYEVGLIETFGQWSKVYLVNDVKDIKDWKHSIKIEGWIHSSLLKPKN